One stretch of Cedecea neteri DNA includes these proteins:
- a CDS encoding M16 family metallopeptidase: protein MQGTKIRLLAGGLLLAAMAGNVQAEALQPDPAWQQGTLSNGFQWQVLSTPQRPSDRVEIRLMVNTGSLAETAQQSGYSHFLPRMVLTQAGGLPTSQARSLWQQSSDPERPLPPAIVSYDFTLFNLSLPNNRNDLLKEALMFLATNTGSLDVASGTVTAALHAPDMVATWPMNTKDSWWRYRLKGSTLLGHDPAESLKRPVDAAQLKAFYDKWYTPDAMTLIVVGNVDSRSVAEQINKTFGELKGKRETPAPVPTLSPLKPEPVSLMTDSVHQDRLSLMWDNTWQPIRESAALLRYWRADLAREALFWNVQQSLGKNGVKDLNLSFDCRVLYLRAQCGINIESPNDKLNASLTSVGRELLRVRDKGLSQEEFDALIAQKKGELTKLFATYARTDTDVLISQRMRSLQNQVVDIAPEQYQKLRQDFLDSLTVSMLNQDLRQQLSQDMSLILLQPKGEPEYNMKELKATWDKVMVPAAAPPVTDDPKQDVSDIPPAS, encoded by the coding sequence ATGCAGGGCACCAAGATTCGACTTTTAGCTGGCGGATTGCTGTTAGCAGCAATGGCCGGTAACGTGCAGGCAGAAGCACTCCAGCCGGACCCGGCCTGGCAACAGGGAACGCTTTCTAACGGCTTCCAGTGGCAGGTTTTATCCACTCCCCAGCGCCCAAGCGATCGTGTTGAAATTCGCCTGATGGTGAATACCGGTTCGCTCGCCGAAACCGCTCAGCAAAGCGGTTACAGCCACTTTTTACCGCGCATGGTGTTGACGCAGGCTGGCGGCCTGCCGACGAGCCAGGCGCGTTCGTTATGGCAGCAAAGCAGCGACCCGGAGCGCCCACTTCCTCCGGCTATCGTCTCGTATGACTTCACGCTGTTTAACCTCAGCCTGCCGAATAACCGTAATGATTTACTGAAAGAAGCGCTGATGTTCCTGGCGACGAATACCGGCTCGCTGGACGTGGCCTCTGGCACCGTGACCGCTGCGCTGCACGCGCCGGATATGGTTGCCACCTGGCCGATGAACACCAAAGACAGCTGGTGGCGCTATCGCCTCAAAGGCTCCACGCTGCTGGGCCATGATCCGGCAGAAAGCCTCAAGCGCCCGGTTGACGCCGCGCAGCTGAAAGCGTTTTACGACAAATGGTACACCCCGGACGCCATGACCCTTATCGTGGTCGGCAACGTAGACAGCCGCAGCGTAGCGGAACAAATCAACAAAACGTTCGGCGAGCTGAAAGGCAAGCGCGAAACGCCTGCGCCGGTGCCAACGCTCTCCCCGCTCAAGCCTGAGCCGGTCAGCCTGATGACCGATAGCGTGCACCAGGACAGGCTTTCTCTGATGTGGGACAACACCTGGCAGCCGATTCGTGAGTCTGCGGCGCTGCTGCGCTACTGGCGTGCGGACCTGGCTCGCGAAGCGCTGTTCTGGAACGTGCAGCAAAGCCTGGGCAAAAACGGCGTTAAAGACCTGAACCTCAGCTTCGACTGTCGCGTGCTCTATCTGCGTGCCCAGTGCGGGATAAACATTGAGTCGCCAAACGATAAGCTGAACGCCAGCCTGACCAGCGTAGGCCGCGAGCTGCTGCGAGTGCGCGATAAGGGCCTGTCTCAGGAAGAGTTTGATGCGCTGATTGCCCAGAAGAAGGGCGAGCTGACGAAGCTGTTTGCCACCTACGCGCGCACCGACACCGATGTGTTGATCAGCCAGCGCATGCGCTCGCTGCAGAACCAGGTTGTCGATATTGCGCCGGAACAGTATCAGAAGCTGCGCCAGGACTTCCTCGACAGCCTGACCGTGTCGATGCTCAACCAGGACCTGCGTCAGCAGCTGTCTCAGGATATGTCGCTGATACTGCTGCAGCCTAAGGGCGAGCCTGAGTACAACATGAAGGAACTGAAAGCGACGTGGGATAAGGTGATGGTTCCAGCCGCCGCGCCGCCGGTGACCGACGATCCTAAGCAGGATGTTTCAGATATTCCTCCGGCTTCTTAG
- a CDS encoding AsmA family protein yields the protein MTRAGKISSVIAGIFLLLVVVAIVVIATFDWNRLKPTINQKVSTELNRPFAIRGDLGVVWERNKDESGWRSWVPWPHVHAEDILLGNPPDIPEVTMVHLPRVDATLAPLSLLTKTVYIPWIKLVEPDARIIRLSEKNNNWTFNLASSGDNDPHQKPSGWSFRLDNILFDKGRIAVDDKVTRAELTILVDPLGKPLPFSEVSGQKPQGKDAAKAADYAFGLKVNGHYNGQPVEGSGKIGGMLALRSESDSAFPVQADVRSGTSRVAFVGTVNDPMKMGGVDLRLKFSGDSLGNLYALTGVLLPDTPPFETDGHLLAKIDTDKGSVFRYQDFNGRIGDSDIHGSLTYSQGKPRPKLEGDLVSKQLRLADLGPLIGVDSGKGAEKTKKAKQQRGESTAQPADKVLPYDRFETDKWNVMDADVRFKGQRIEHSGTLPLSDLSTHVILNNADLRLQPLKFGMAGGSINANIHLEGDKKPMQGKADIQARRLQLKQLMPKVESMQKTLGELNGDANLSGRGNSVAALLGTSNGSLKLLMNDGLISRNLMEIVGLNVGNYIVGKIFGDDEVRINCAAANLDLRNGIATPRIFAFDTENALINVTGSTNFASERLDLTIDPESKGIRIITLRSPLYVRGTFKNPDAGVKPGPLIVRGAVAAALATLVTPAAALVALISTSEGSDNQCRTILGQMKK from the coding sequence ATGACAAGAGCAGGTAAAATTAGCAGTGTAATCGCCGGGATTTTCTTGTTGTTGGTTGTGGTGGCGATCGTCGTGATTGCGACGTTTGACTGGAACCGACTAAAACCAACCATCAACCAAAAAGTCTCGACCGAACTGAACCGCCCCTTTGCCATTCGTGGCGATTTGGGCGTGGTTTGGGAGCGAAACAAAGACGAAAGCGGCTGGCGTAGCTGGGTGCCATGGCCGCACGTTCACGCCGAGGACATTCTTCTTGGCAACCCGCCGGATATCCCCGAAGTCACCATGGTTCATCTGCCGAGGGTGGATGCGACGCTTGCCCCACTCTCGCTCCTCACCAAAACGGTCTACATCCCCTGGATTAAGCTGGTTGAGCCCGACGCCCGAATTATCCGGCTGTCGGAAAAAAATAATAACTGGACCTTTAACCTTGCCAGCTCTGGCGACAACGATCCCCATCAAAAACCGTCCGGCTGGTCCTTCCGGCTGGACAATATTTTGTTTGATAAAGGCCGGATCGCGGTAGACGACAAGGTCACCAGGGCAGAGCTAACGATCCTCGTCGATCCGCTGGGTAAACCGCTGCCGTTCAGTGAAGTGTCAGGCCAAAAGCCGCAGGGGAAGGACGCGGCGAAGGCGGCGGATTACGCGTTCGGGCTGAAAGTGAATGGTCACTACAACGGCCAGCCGGTGGAAGGCAGCGGTAAAATCGGCGGCATGCTGGCGCTGCGCAGTGAAAGCGATAGCGCGTTCCCGGTGCAGGCCGACGTGCGTTCTGGCACGTCTCGCGTGGCCTTTGTGGGGACCGTCAACGACCCAATGAAAATGGGCGGGGTTGACCTCAGGCTTAAATTCTCCGGGGACTCCCTCGGTAACCTTTACGCGCTGACAGGCGTGCTGCTGCCGGATACCCCGCCGTTTGAAACGGACGGCCATCTGCTGGCGAAAATCGATACGGATAAAGGTTCGGTCTTCCGTTACCAGGATTTTAACGGGCGCATTGGCGACAGCGATATTCACGGCTCCCTGACTTACAGCCAGGGCAAACCGCGGCCTAAGCTTGAAGGTGATTTAGTCTCTAAACAGCTGCGGCTGGCCGATTTAGGGCCGTTGATTGGCGTCGACTCAGGGAAGGGCGCAGAGAAGACGAAAAAAGCCAAACAGCAGCGCGGAGAAAGTACGGCGCAGCCCGCCGACAAAGTGCTGCCTTACGATCGCTTTGAGACGGACAAGTGGAACGTGATGGACGCCGATGTGCGCTTTAAGGGGCAGCGTATAGAGCACAGCGGCACGCTGCCGCTCAGCGACCTGAGCACCCACGTGATTCTGAATAACGCTGACCTGCGCCTGCAGCCGCTGAAATTCGGCATGGCGGGAGGGTCCATCAATGCCAATATCCACCTTGAAGGCGACAAAAAACCGATGCAGGGGAAAGCGGATATTCAGGCGCGTCGTCTCCAACTGAAGCAGCTTATGCCAAAGGTGGAGTCGATGCAGAAAACGCTCGGTGAGCTGAACGGTGACGCTAACCTGAGCGGGCGCGGTAACTCCGTGGCTGCACTGCTTGGCACCAGCAACGGCAGCCTGAAGCTGCTGATGAACGACGGGCTTATCAGCCGCAACCTGATGGAAATCGTAGGCCTGAACGTTGGGAACTACATTGTCGGGAAGATTTTTGGCGACGATGAGGTGCGGATAAACTGCGCTGCGGCGAACCTGGATTTGCGTAACGGCATCGCGACGCCGAGGATTTTCGCCTTTGATACCGAAAACGCCCTGATCAACGTGACCGGCAGCACCAACTTTGCCAGCGAACGTCTGGATTTGACCATCGATCCGGAGAGCAAAGGGATTCGTATTATTACCCTGCGTTCACCGCTCTACGTGCGCGGCACGTTCAAAAACCCGGATGCGGGCGTGAAGCCGGGGCCGCTGATCGTTCGTGGTGCGGTGGCCGCAGCGCTTGCGACGCTGGTCACGCCGGCTGCGGCGCTGGTTGCGCTGATCTCAACTTCTGAAGGCAGCGATAATCAATGCCGGACGATTTTGGGGCAGATGAAGAAGTGA
- a CDS encoding sugar kinase has translation MPTQKIAVIGECMIELSQNGAQVQRGFGGDTLNTSVYLARQVSESELEVHYVTALGEDSFSQQMLDTWRQERLHTALIQRLEHRLPGLYYIETDAHGERTFYYWRNEAAARFWLESERSEEICAELAQFDYLYLSGISLAILNETSREKLLAMLKQARANGCKVIFDNNYRPRLWASPEETRRVYQQMLACTDIAFLTLDDEDLLWGTAPAGEVIRRTHAAGVEEVVIKRGAESCLVSIRGASELEVPALRLAKENVVDTTAAGDSFSAGYLAVRLTGGTTEEAAKRGHLTAGTVIQFRGAIIPLEAMPK, from the coding sequence ATGCCCACTCAGAAAATTGCCGTGATTGGCGAATGCATGATTGAACTGTCTCAGAACGGCGCTCAGGTGCAGCGCGGCTTTGGTGGCGATACCTTAAATACCTCCGTATATCTCGCTCGCCAGGTCAGCGAAAGCGAGCTTGAAGTGCACTATGTCACCGCCCTGGGCGAAGACAGCTTTAGCCAGCAGATGCTGGACACGTGGCGTCAGGAGCGGCTGCATACGGCGCTAATTCAGCGCCTGGAGCACCGCCTTCCGGGCCTCTACTACATCGAGACCGACGCCCACGGCGAGCGCACCTTCTACTACTGGCGTAACGAAGCGGCGGCGCGGTTCTGGCTGGAGAGCGAGCGTTCAGAGGAAATTTGCGCCGAACTGGCACAGTTCGATTATCTCTACCTGAGCGGTATTAGCCTGGCTATCCTCAACGAAACCAGCCGCGAGAAGCTGCTGGCAATGCTGAAGCAGGCGAGAGCCAACGGCTGCAAGGTGATTTTCGACAACAACTATCGCCCACGCCTATGGGCCAGCCCCGAAGAGACACGGCGCGTTTACCAGCAGATGCTGGCCTGCACGGATATTGCCTTCCTGACGCTGGATGATGAAGACTTGCTTTGGGGCACTGCCCCTGCAGGTGAGGTGATTCGCCGGACGCACGCTGCAGGCGTAGAAGAAGTGGTTATCAAACGGGGCGCAGAGTCTTGCCTGGTGTCGATCAGAGGTGCAAGCGAACTCGAAGTCCCCGCCCTTCGGCTGGCGAAAGAAAACGTTGTGGATACCACCGCGGCAGGGGATTCGTTTAGCGCAGGCTACCTGGCGGTGCGTTTAACCGGAGGAACGACGGAAGAGGCCGCGAAGCGCGGCCATCTGACGGCAGGGACGGTGATCCAGTTTCGCGGGGCGATTATCCCGCTGGAAGCAATGCCCAAATAA
- the pdeH gene encoding cyclic-guanylate-specific phosphodiesterase: protein MKLKQITHRLHTLEASVESLQERRFWLQCQRRYTFQPIYKTDGKLMAVELLTVVTHPAEADVRIPPDRYFSSIPGRQRLTVVEEQLRLLEAWEQTFIGHDILASVNVDGPTLIAMKQHQPILDLIAKLPWVRFELVEHINLPQAATLAGMHEFGPLWLDDFGTGLANFSALSEVRYDYIKVARELFIMLRKSDEGRNLFTMLLQLMNRYCKGVIVEGIETVEEWRDVQSSPAYAAQGYFLSRPVPFENLEHVLIHLP from the coding sequence ATGAAGTTGAAACAGATTACTCACCGGCTGCATACGCTTGAGGCGAGCGTTGAAAGTTTGCAGGAGCGACGATTTTGGCTGCAGTGCCAGCGGCGCTATACCTTTCAGCCGATTTATAAAACAGACGGGAAATTGATGGCAGTGGAGCTGCTCACGGTGGTGACGCATCCGGCCGAGGCAGACGTGCGTATTCCGCCTGACCGCTATTTCTCTTCGATCCCCGGCCGCCAGCGTCTTACGGTGGTGGAAGAGCAGCTGCGCCTGCTGGAAGCATGGGAGCAGACCTTTATCGGGCATGACATTCTGGCCTCGGTGAACGTTGATGGCCCCACCCTGATTGCCATGAAGCAGCATCAACCGATCCTCGATTTGATCGCAAAACTGCCGTGGGTGCGCTTTGAGCTGGTGGAGCATATCAACCTGCCGCAGGCGGCAACCCTGGCCGGTATGCACGAGTTTGGCCCGCTTTGGCTGGATGATTTTGGCACCGGCCTGGCAAACTTTTCTGCGCTGAGCGAAGTGCGTTATGACTACATCAAAGTGGCGCGCGAACTTTTCATCATGCTGCGAAAAAGCGATGAAGGGCGCAATTTGTTCACCATGCTGCTGCAATTGATGAACCGTTACTGCAAAGGCGTAATTGTGGAAGGCATTGAAACGGTTGAAGAATGGAGGGATGTTCAGTCTTCGCCTGCCTATGCAGCGCAGGGCTATTTCCTTTCGCGCCCGGTTCCTTTCGAAAACCTTGAACATGTGCTGATTCACCTCCCCTGA
- a CDS encoding MFS transporter, which produces MQASVATTLDTGADATPVNSRGKVVVASLVGTAIEFFDFYIYATAAVIVFPHIFFPQGDPTAATLQSLATFAIAFVARPIGSALFGHFGDRVGRKVTLVASLLTMGISTVVIGLLPGYASIGIFAPMLLALARFGQGLGLGGEWGGAALLATENAPPRKRALYGSFPQLGAPIGFFFANGTFLLLSWLLTDEQFMSWGWRVPFILSAVLVIIGLYVRVSLHETPVFAKIAKAGKQVKVPMGTLLTKHLKATILGTFIMLATYTLFYIMTVYSMTFSTAPVPAGLGFSRNDVLWMLMMAVIGFGVMVPIAGYLADAFGRRKSMIVITSLMILFALFVFPPLLGSGSQALVMAYLLIGLSLMGLTFGPMGALLPEMFPTEVRYTGASFSYNVASILGASVAPYIATWLQANYGLFYVGVYLAAMSALTLIALLLSKETRHQSL; this is translated from the coding sequence ATGCAAGCATCCGTTGCCACAACTCTCGATACCGGGGCTGACGCCACGCCCGTAAACTCACGCGGAAAAGTCGTTGTCGCTTCGCTGGTCGGCACGGCCATCGAGTTCTTCGACTTCTATATCTATGCCACCGCGGCGGTAATCGTTTTCCCGCACATCTTCTTCCCGCAGGGTGACCCGACGGCCGCCACGCTACAGTCTCTCGCCACTTTCGCTATCGCTTTTGTCGCCCGCCCGATTGGCTCGGCGCTGTTTGGCCACTTCGGCGACCGCGTTGGCCGCAAAGTGACGCTGGTTGCTTCTCTGCTAACGATGGGGATTTCAACCGTCGTCATCGGCCTGCTGCCGGGTTATGCCTCCATCGGTATTTTTGCCCCGATGCTGCTGGCGCTGGCCCGTTTTGGGCAGGGTCTTGGCCTGGGCGGTGAATGGGGCGGCGCGGCGCTATTGGCTACGGAAAACGCCCCGCCGCGCAAGCGCGCGCTGTATGGTTCGTTCCCGCAGCTGGGTGCGCCTATCGGCTTCTTCTTCGCCAACGGCACCTTCCTGCTGCTCTCCTGGCTGTTGACCGACGAGCAGTTCATGTCCTGGGGCTGGCGCGTGCCGTTTATTCTTTCGGCGGTTCTGGTCATTATTGGGCTTTATGTCCGTGTTTCGCTGCATGAAACGCCAGTATTCGCGAAGATTGCTAAAGCCGGGAAGCAGGTTAAAGTGCCGATGGGTACGCTGCTGACCAAACACCTGAAGGCGACCATCCTCGGCACCTTCATCATGCTGGCAACCTATACGCTGTTCTACATCATGACGGTCTACTCCATGACCTTCAGTACCGCGCCGGTCCCGGCAGGCCTCGGCTTCTCACGCAATGACGTGCTGTGGATGCTGATGATGGCGGTGATTGGCTTTGGCGTGATGGTGCCGATTGCGGGCTACCTGGCGGATGCCTTTGGCCGCCGCAAGAGCATGATTGTAATAACCAGCCTGATGATTCTGTTTGCGCTGTTCGTCTTCCCGCCGCTGCTGGGTTCAGGCAGCCAGGCGCTGGTGATGGCCTACCTGCTGATCGGCCTGAGCCTGATGGGGCTGACCTTTGGCCCAATGGGCGCGCTGCTGCCGGAGATGTTCCCGACGGAAGTGCGTTACACCGGCGCCTCTTTCTCCTACAACGTCGCGTCCATTCTCGGCGCTTCCGTCGCACCGTATATCGCGACCTGGCTGCAGGCTAACTACGGCCTGTTCTACGTCGGCGTGTATCTGGCGGCGATGTCTGCGCTGACGCTGATTGCGCTGCTGCTGAGTAAAGAAACCCGCCACCAGTCGCTGTAA